CAGTCCGGAATCCAACTGTTCCGCGATTTCTACTCTGATTTCGCCGACCAGGTGCCGGATCTCGATATCGTCGTCCCCGACGGACTCATCGACTCCGAACTCCCTGGTGAGGTCGACAACGACATGAACAACGTCATCGGGACCGCCCCCTCCGCGGCCGGTCCCGGTGCGGAGTTCTTCCAGTCCGAGTACGAAGCCACCTATGACTCTGAACCGGGCGTATTCACCGCGCAGGCGTACGACGCGATGGCGGTCAACGTCCTCGCGGCGACGGCTGCCGGCGAGAACGACGGCACGGCGATCCGTGATCGCGTTAGAACCGTCGCGAATCCCGACGGCGAGGAGTTCGGTCCTGAGAACCTCGTCGGCGCGGTCGAGGCCGTCGCTGCCGGCGACGACATCAATTACATCGGCGCGTCGTCGAGCGTCAACTTCGATGTCAACGGTGACATCGCTACCGCCGCCTACGACGTCATCGACTTCCAGGACGGCGAGTTGGAGACCCTCGAAACCCTCGAGTTCGGCGCGGGACTCACCGAAGAAGATCAGAACGCGACGGCCGAAGCCCCCGTCGGCGTCGACAGCTTCGAAGCGATGGTCGGCGTCCTGATGCCCGAGACCGGCGACCTCGGTCCGCTCGGCGGACCGATCCGCGACGGTGCGCTACTCGCAGCGGAGCAGGTCAACAACGCGGACATCAACGTCACCGTCGACACCCGTGTCGAGGACACGCAGACGGATCCGCAGGCCGGGATCTCCGGGGCGGAAGCGCTCGTCAACGCCGGCTACCCCGCCGTCGTCGGGCCCGCGGCGTCGAACGTCAACCTTCAGGTGGCCGATCAGGTGTTCATCCCGAACGCCGTCGTCGGTATCTCGCCGTCCTCGACGGACCCCGACGTG
This genomic window from Natronomonas salsuginis contains:
- a CDS encoding ABC transporter substrate-binding protein; protein product: MVRKIQRRDVLKGAGAAGIATIAGCTTDDGSGNGNGNGNGNGNGGNGNGSGGNENGNGNGGANAPDAVMVVGFPQSGIQLFRDFYSDFADQVPDLDIVVPDGLIDSELPGEVDNDMNNVIGTAPSAAGPGAEFFQSEYEATYDSEPGVFTAQAYDAMAVNVLAATAAGENDGTAIRDRVRTVANPDGEEFGPENLVGAVEAVAAGDDINYIGASSSVNFDVNGDIATAAYDVIDFQDGELETLETLEFGAGLTEEDQNATAEAPVGVDSFEAMVGVLMPETGDLGPLGGPIRDGALLAAEQVNNADINVTVDTRVEDTQTDPQAGISGAEALVNAGYPAVVGPAASNVNLQVADQVFIPNAVVGISPSSTDPDVTNLDDNDFIYRTCPSDLLQGPAMAQLARGDRVGAESSGTMYLNDAYGQALEEQYSAAFEEEGGEVRERISFEPEQPSYSSQWTNVLEL